The following coding sequences are from one Streptococcus sp. NPS 308 window:
- the ldcB gene encoding LD-carboxypeptidase LdcB/DacB — MKKRYVILSGLLALTLAACSQEKTKVEENTQKTEQTRQPEGTVGSKSQASSQKKAEVVNKGDYYSIQGKYDEIILANKRYPLSKDYNPGENPTAKAELLKLIAAMQAAGYPISDHYSGFRSYETQAKLYQDYVNQDGKEAADRYSARPGYSEHQTGLAFDLIGTDGDLVTEEKAAQWLLDHAADYGFVVRYLKDKEKETGYMAEEWHLRYVGKEAKEIAASGLSLEEYYGFEGGDYVD, encoded by the coding sequence ATGAAAAAAAGATATGTCATTTTATCTGGTTTACTAGCATTGACTCTTGCAGCTTGTTCGCAAGAAAAAACGAAAGTTGAAGAAAATACTCAAAAAACAGAACAAACTAGACAACCTGAAGGAACTGTAGGGAGCAAATCCCAAGCTTCTAGTCAGAAGAAGGCAGAAGTTGTCAATAAGGGAGACTACTATAGTATTCAAGGGAAATACGATGAAATTATCCTAGCTAATAAACGTTATCCTTTGTCAAAAGACTACAATCCAGGAGAAAATCCAACAGCTAAAGCGGAGTTGCTCAAACTCATTGCAGCAATGCAAGCAGCTGGCTATCCAATTAGTGACCACTACAGTGGGTTTAGGAGTTATGAAACTCAGGCTAAGCTCTACCAAGACTATGTCAATCAAGACGGGAAGGAAGCGGCGGATCGCTACTCAGCACGACCAGGTTACAGTGAACACCAGACTGGTCTTGCTTTTGATCTTATTGGGACAGATGGTGATTTAGTTACTGAAGAAAAGGCAGCCCAGTGGCTCTTGGACCATGCGGCTGACTATGGCTTTGTTGTCCGCTATCTCAAAGACAAGGAAAAGGAGACCGGCTACATGGCAGAAGAATGGCATCTCCGCTACGTTGGAAAAGAAGCCAAAGAAATTGCTGCAAGTGGTCTCAGTTTGGAAGAGTACTATGGCTTTGAAGGCGGCGATTATGTCGATTAA
- a CDS encoding HIT family protein, with translation MCLICQRIELIKAGENPYFVKELETGYVVIGDHQYFKGYTLFLAKEHVTELHHMETSVKLRFLKEMSLVQEAVAKAFEAEKMNIELLGNGDAHAHWHLFPRRAGDMKGHGLNGRGPVWWVPWEEMAAEDCQVQSPELEEMIKILSHELEKHLA, from the coding sequence ATGTGCTTAATCTGTCAGAGAATCGAACTCATCAAAGCTGGAGAAAATCCCTACTTTGTCAAAGAACTAGAAACAGGCTATGTTGTTATTGGAGACCACCAATACTTTAAGGGCTATACCTTATTTTTAGCAAAAGAACATGTCACAGAACTCCATCATATGGAAACTTCTGTAAAACTTCGCTTTTTAAAGGAAATGAGTTTGGTCCAAGAAGCAGTCGCCAAAGCATTTGAGGCTGAAAAGATGAATATTGAACTCCTAGGAAATGGCGATGCCCACGCTCATTGGCATCTTTTTCCGCGAAGAGCAGGTGATATGAAGGGGCACGGACTTAATGGCCGTGGCCCAGTCTGGTGGGTACCCTGGGAAGAAATGGCAGCAGAAGATTGCCAAGTACAATCGCCAGAGCTGGAAGAGATGATTAAAATCTTATCTCATGAATTGGAGAAGCATTTGGCCTAA